A genomic segment from Rhodospirillum centenum SW encodes:
- the rfbF gene encoding glucose-1-phosphate cytidylyltransferase encodes MKVVILAGGLGTRLSEETHLKPKPMVEIGGLPILWHIMSLYAHHGFADFVICLGYKGYLIKEYFANFVLHNSDVTIDLGRREITYLADRVKPWRVTLVDTGMETMTGGRLRRVSSYLDPAEPFCMTYGDGVSDVDIAALVRFHRDHGKEATLTAVKPPGRYGATRLDGDLVSEFVEKPAGDGGYINGGFFVLNPSVIGRIEGDRTPWELEPLQSLAADGQLAAYRHDGFWQAMDTLRDKTQLDTLWQSGRPPWKVWT; translated from the coding sequence ATGAAGGTCGTCATTCTCGCGGGGGGGCTCGGCACCCGGCTGTCGGAGGAAACCCACCTGAAGCCGAAGCCGATGGTGGAGATCGGCGGGCTGCCGATCCTCTGGCACATCATGAGCCTCTACGCCCACCATGGCTTCGCCGACTTCGTGATCTGCCTGGGCTACAAGGGCTATCTGATCAAGGAGTACTTCGCGAACTTCGTGCTGCACAATTCGGACGTCACCATCGACCTGGGGCGGCGCGAGATCACCTATCTGGCCGACCGGGTGAAGCCCTGGCGCGTGACGCTGGTCGATACCGGCATGGAGACGATGACCGGCGGCCGGCTGCGCCGGGTGTCCTCCTATCTCGACCCGGCCGAACCCTTCTGCATGACCTATGGCGACGGCGTCTCGGACGTGGACATCGCCGCGCTCGTCCGCTTCCACCGCGACCACGGTAAGGAGGCGACGCTCACCGCCGTGAAGCCGCCCGGGCGCTACGGCGCCACCCGCCTGGACGGCGATCTGGTGAGCGAGTTCGTGGAGAAGCCGGCGGGCGACGGCGGCTACATCAACGGCGGCTTCTTCGTGCTGAACCCCTCGGTGATCGGCCGGATCGAGGGGGACCGGACGCCGTGGGAGCTGGAGCCGTTGCAGTCCCTGGCCGCCGACGGACAGCTTGCCGCCTACCGCCACGACGGTTTCTGGCAGGCGATGGACACGCTGCGCGACAAGACGCAGCTCGATACCCTGTGGCAGTCCGGCCGGCCGCCCTGGAAGGTGTGGACATGA
- the asnB gene encoding asparagine synthase (glutamine-hydrolyzing): protein MCGIAGVWRFGGAPAAALEGEAAAMTDRLRHRGPDDGGVWADPAAGVALGNRRLAIVDLSPGGHQPMLSADGRVAVAFNGEIYNHPALRRELEREGVRFRSRSDTEVLVEAIARWGLDTALDRADGMFGLAVWQPERGCLTLARDRLGEKPLYWAAGPGLLLFGSELKALRAHPDFARLAGPLDATALARYLRLSWIPAPLTIHSGVRQLRPGCLLEVGPDGTPAERRYWSAEAVARQGLADPLPADDPDAAADALHRVLAESVAARMEADVPLGVFLSGGVDSSLVAALMRERAGRPVISFSIGFAERSHDESAAAAAVARHLGTEHVPLTVTARDALDLVPALPSIYDEPFADSSQLPTLLLSRLARRQVTVALTGDGGDEVFAGYERHIWAERLDRLRGRLPGPAGRLAGTALLGLPPTVWDGLIGPLVGRRRLADRVRKLATALQAGTMADLHDSLLARWPDPAALLADPLPFAAVPGAGLEPPAIAPGLPAVARMQLADALGYLPDGVLVKVDRASMAASLEARAPFLAPAVVAFGWRLPPALRVAGAQGKVLPRRLLRRYLPAALVDAPKSGFTVPIGDWLRGPLRDWAEPLLAPPVLEAAGLRPEPVLAVWRRHLDGAAGHGEALWTVLSYVAWTKAGPT, encoded by the coding sequence ATGTGCGGCATAGCCGGTGTCTGGAGGTTCGGAGGCGCGCCCGCAGCGGCGCTGGAGGGTGAGGCCGCGGCCATGACCGATCGGCTGCGTCACCGTGGCCCCGATGACGGCGGCGTCTGGGCGGACCCGGCGGCCGGGGTGGCGCTGGGCAACCGCCGGCTCGCCATCGTCGATCTGTCGCCCGGCGGTCACCAGCCCATGCTCTCCGCCGACGGGCGGGTCGCCGTCGCCTTCAACGGGGAGATCTACAACCACCCGGCCCTGCGCCGGGAACTGGAGCGGGAGGGGGTGCGCTTCCGTTCCCGCTCCGACACGGAGGTGCTGGTCGAAGCCATCGCCCGCTGGGGCCTGGACACGGCGCTGGATCGCGCCGACGGCATGTTCGGGCTGGCGGTCTGGCAGCCGGAGCGCGGGTGCCTGACCCTGGCGCGCGACCGGCTGGGGGAGAAGCCGCTCTACTGGGCGGCGGGGCCGGGGCTGCTGCTGTTCGGGTCGGAGCTGAAGGCCCTGCGCGCCCATCCGGACTTCGCCCGGCTGGCCGGCCCGCTGGACGCGACGGCGCTGGCGCGCTACCTGCGCCTCTCCTGGATCCCGGCGCCGCTGACCATCCACAGCGGCGTCCGCCAGCTCCGGCCCGGCTGCCTGCTGGAGGTCGGGCCGGACGGAACGCCGGCGGAACGGCGCTACTGGTCGGCAGAGGCCGTGGCCCGCCAGGGTCTGGCCGACCCGCTGCCGGCGGACGATCCGGACGCTGCGGCCGACGCGCTGCACCGGGTGCTGGCGGAGTCCGTCGCCGCCCGGATGGAGGCGGACGTGCCGCTGGGCGTCTTCCTCTCCGGCGGGGTGGACAGCAGTCTGGTGGCCGCCCTGATGCGGGAACGGGCCGGCCGGCCCGTGATCAGCTTCAGCATCGGTTTCGCCGAGCGCAGCCACGATGAATCGGCCGCCGCCGCTGCCGTGGCCCGCCACCTCGGCACCGAGCACGTCCCCCTGACCGTGACGGCGCGCGATGCGCTGGACCTCGTACCGGCCCTGCCGTCGATCTATGACGAGCCGTTCGCGGACAGCTCCCAGCTTCCGACCCTGCTGCTCTCCCGGCTGGCACGGCGGCAGGTGACGGTCGCGCTGACCGGCGACGGCGGCGACGAGGTCTTCGCCGGCTACGAACGGCACATCTGGGCCGAGCGGCTGGACCGGCTGCGCGGCCGCCTGCCGGGACCGGCGGGACGGCTGGCCGGGACCGCCCTTCTGGGCCTGCCGCCCACCGTCTGGGACGGGCTGATCGGCCCCCTGGTCGGGCGCCGGCGGCTGGCGGACCGGGTGCGCAAGCTGGCCACGGCATTGCAGGCCGGCACGATGGCGGACCTGCATGACAGCCTGCTGGCACGCTGGCCTGATCCCGCTGCCCTGCTGGCCGATCCGCTGCCCTTTGCGGCGGTTCCCGGCGCCGGTCTTGAACCTCCGGCCATCGCTCCCGGCCTGCCGGCCGTCGCCCGGATGCAGCTCGCGGACGCGCTCGGCTATCTGCCCGACGGCGTGCTGGTGAAGGTGGATCGTGCCAGCATGGCAGCAAGCCTGGAAGCCAGGGCGCCCTTCCTCGCCCCCGCCGTCGTCGCCTTCGGCTGGCGCCTGCCGCCGGCGCTGCGTGTCGCCGGGGCGCAGGGAAAGGTGCTGCCCCGGCGCCTGCTGCGCCGCTATCTGCCCGCCGCCCTGGTGGACGCCCCGAAGTCCGGCTTCACGGTGCCGATCGGGGACTGGCTGCGGGGGCCGCTGCGGGACTGGGCGGAACCGCTGCTCGCGCCGCCCGTGCTGGAGGCGGCGGGCCTGCGCCCGGAGCCGGTCCTGGCCGTCTGGCGCCGGCATCTGGACGGGGCCGCCGGACATGGGGAGGCGCTCTGGACGGTGCTGTCCTACGTCGCCTGGACCAAGGCCGGGCCCACCTGA
- a CDS encoding outer membrane beta-barrel protein, giving the protein MRKSVLFLTAALILPAGAATAQTPGDPVRGIPVQNRPRPDFDPAGLRAGTFLVYPQISLSGRYDDNIFADESGTVDDVIYIASPQVRLQSDWNRHALNLRAAAEIGRYADNGSEDYEDYVAALDGRLDILRGTTATGRASFARLHEDRGSPDEAGGLEPTEYDLWTASATLDRSLARLGARLTADYRGFDFNDVPAPGGAVIDQDDRDRDEYGVAARLSYATSPNLAGFIQAAYNWRRYEREVGRDSEGYRLTGGVALDFGGVTSGEIFAGYRSQDYDNPAFPTADGLTYGASLAWNPTTLTSLAFTASNTVEETTSDAASAYVATLFRIDIDHELLRNLLIGGYAGYLENDYERIDRTDDVISLGASLRYLVNRNFQIEGGYDYTNRDSNLSGIDYDRNIVYLRLTGLL; this is encoded by the coding sequence ATGCGCAAGAGCGTGCTTTTCCTGACCGCCGCCCTCATCCTGCCGGCCGGCGCCGCCACGGCCCAGACCCCGGGGGACCCGGTCCGCGGCATTCCGGTGCAGAACCGGCCGCGGCCTGATTTCGACCCGGCCGGGCTGCGTGCCGGGACCTTCCTGGTCTATCCCCAGATCAGCCTCAGCGGCCGCTACGACGACAACATCTTCGCCGACGAGAGCGGCACCGTGGACGATGTCATCTACATCGCCAGCCCGCAGGTGCGCCTCCAGTCGGACTGGAACCGGCACGCTCTGAACCTGCGGGCCGCGGCGGAGATCGGGCGCTACGCCGACAACGGCAGCGAGGATTACGAGGATTACGTCGCTGCCCTGGACGGCCGGCTGGACATCCTGCGCGGCACCACCGCGACCGGCCGCGCCAGCTTCGCCCGGCTGCACGAGGACCGCGGCTCGCCCGACGAAGCCGGCGGCCTGGAACCGACCGAGTACGACCTGTGGACCGCCTCGGCCACCCTGGACCGCTCGCTGGCCCGGCTCGGCGCCCGGCTCACGGCCGACTACCGGGGATTCGACTTCAACGATGTCCCGGCCCCCGGCGGGGCCGTGATCGACCAGGACGACCGCGACCGCGACGAATACGGCGTGGCCGCCCGGCTCAGCTACGCGACCTCGCCGAACCTCGCCGGCTTCATCCAGGCCGCCTACAACTGGCGCCGTTACGAGCGGGAGGTCGGGCGTGATTCGGAAGGCTACCGGCTCACCGGCGGCGTGGCGCTGGATTTCGGCGGCGTCACCAGCGGCGAGATCTTCGCCGGCTACCGCTCCCAGGACTACGACAATCCCGCCTTCCCGACGGCCGACGGGCTGACCTACGGCGCCAGCCTCGCCTGGAACCCCACGACCCTGACCAGCCTGGCGTTCACCGCGTCCAACACGGTGGAGGAGACGACCTCCGACGCAGCCTCCGCCTACGTCGCCACCCTGTTCCGGATCGATATCGACCACGAGCTGCTGCGCAATCTCCTGATCGGTGGATATGCGGGATATCTGGAGAACGACTACGAGCGCATCGACCGCACGGACGACGTCATCAGCCTGGGCGCCAGCCTGCGGTATCTGGTGAACCGCAATTTTCAGATTGAAGGGGGGTACGATTACACGAACCGCGACTCAAATCTGTCGGGCATCGATTATGATCGCAACATAGTGTATCTGCGCCTGACAGGCCTGCTCTGA